In Gulosibacter molinativorax, a single window of DNA contains:
- a CDS encoding DNA cytosine methyltransferase: MTNRFFTRRLRIDRVERQSHLYQLLLRQAHSVILSSTSQSTSIRQCAGNLTLIVDPSLSASDILNSTRNRRGWRADRACRWRQLGLRPMTSSTIRVLDLFAGAGGLTAGFHESSERFETVSAVEMDPAAAASFEATFGRGIVYTGSIQDWLSSDRMPRDVDVVVGGPPCQGFSTLGKQDVEDERNSLWVQYAKTLNLVKPRYFVVENVAAFAKSTQFEQFVAATQPGGWLEDYAFRHAVLNAADYGAPQARKRAVLIGHHKDLPFPGFPGATHSATGEDGKKRHSTVSEWFAGVPALPDRDSVFSARSVEHHGKVFPGEFAPRELHWSRSYQDLSLKRFASIPPGGNRFDLPDELKAPCWRKHTSGSGDVMGRLHADRPSVTIRTEFFKPEKGRYLHPTENRAITHYEAALLQGFPDNHRFVGSKTAIARQIGNAVPIPLGKAIAQQLERHF; encoded by the coding sequence ATGACGAATCGATTTTTCACGCGCCGACTGCGCATTGATCGCGTCGAGCGGCAGAGCCACCTCTATCAGCTTCTTCTTCGACAAGCTCACTCCGTCATACTTTCATCCACCTCACAATCGACGTCTATTCGCCAGTGTGCAGGAAACCTCACCTTGATCGTTGACCCAAGCCTATCGGCCAGCGACATTCTGAACTCGACCCGCAATCGTCGCGGCTGGCGCGCCGACCGCGCATGTCGCTGGCGCCAACTAGGCTTACGACCTATGACCAGCAGCACGATTCGCGTTCTTGATCTCTTTGCGGGCGCGGGAGGGCTGACTGCTGGCTTCCACGAATCATCCGAGCGTTTCGAGACGGTGTCTGCTGTCGAGATGGATCCCGCGGCTGCGGCATCGTTCGAAGCAACGTTTGGACGAGGCATCGTCTATACCGGCTCGATCCAGGACTGGTTGTCTTCAGATCGGATGCCGCGTGACGTCGACGTCGTCGTCGGAGGCCCACCATGCCAGGGCTTTTCGACTCTTGGGAAGCAAGATGTAGAGGATGAGCGCAATTCCCTCTGGGTTCAGTATGCGAAGACGCTCAATCTCGTCAAACCGCGGTACTTCGTGGTGGAGAACGTCGCAGCATTTGCAAAGTCGACGCAGTTCGAGCAATTCGTGGCAGCGACTCAACCTGGTGGTTGGCTTGAGGATTACGCGTTCCGGCACGCTGTCCTGAACGCCGCGGACTACGGGGCTCCGCAAGCTCGGAAGCGGGCCGTACTCATTGGTCATCACAAAGACTTGCCGTTTCCCGGTTTTCCCGGTGCCACGCACTCGGCTACTGGAGAAGATGGCAAGAAGAGGCACAGTACCGTCTCGGAATGGTTTGCCGGTGTTCCCGCGCTTCCAGACCGTGACTCGGTTTTCTCGGCCAGATCTGTAGAGCACCACGGCAAAGTTTTTCCCGGGGAATTTGCACCCCGCGAACTTCACTGGAGCAGAAGCTATCAGGACCTCTCGCTCAAGCGTTTCGCGAGCATCCCTCCCGGCGGGAATCGCTTTGACCTGCCGGACGAGCTGAAAGCACCGTGCTGGCGAAAGCACACATCGGGCTCTGGCGATGTCATGGGCAGGCTTCATGCCGATCGACCATCAGTGACGATTCGGACCGAATTCTTCAAGCCCGAGAAGGGTCGGTACCTCCACCCCACTGAGAACCGAGCGATCACGCACTATGAGGCGGCTCTGCTTCAAGGGTTCCCAGACAACCACCGATTCGTGGGGTCGAAGACTGCGATTGCGCGGCAGATCGGCAACGCCGTACCCATCCCCCTGGGGAAGGCGATAGCGCAGCAGCTCGAACGGCATTTCTAG
- a CDS encoding serine hydrolase domain-containing protein has product MRKTFLACLAVILGVTGCSTVSVSNGASEDGGPPVDSTVCANEEIAVGEDGSTVADIVQQAVDGSGLTSALYRVTRGDEVIATGAIGDSIHGVPAELDMHFRNGNVAFAYMGTLLLLMAEDGTLTLDDTISQWLPDLDVPRADEVTLKMLVQNTSGYPDYVRDPAFGERFLQNPFQQFDADDLLDYAFTTPPLYEPGTAWNYAHTSYVILGEVLAAAGGQPLADLLTERVITPMGLASTTPVLTSAVPEPVLHSFSSEREVFEDTTYWNPSWQTAPGSVVATNICDLAESAQAIGTGSLLSDASFDAMIAPETAELPAPPASCTACRQFTEDQYYGMGVIVRAGWIHQTPLFAGTGVVHAYLPPEDLTVAVVAVSGKESDSTQNHAIEIWTSIAAELSPDHVPPAG; this is encoded by the coding sequence ATGCGCAAAACCTTCTTGGCGTGCCTCGCGGTGATACTCGGAGTGACTGGTTGCAGCACGGTGTCCGTGTCAAACGGCGCTTCGGAGGACGGGGGCCCGCCGGTCGACAGCACGGTCTGTGCGAACGAGGAGATTGCGGTCGGAGAGGACGGGAGCACGGTCGCGGACATCGTGCAGCAGGCGGTGGACGGCTCGGGGCTCACCTCCGCGCTGTATCGCGTGACCCGCGGCGATGAGGTGATCGCCACCGGAGCGATCGGCGACTCGATCCACGGGGTGCCCGCCGAGCTGGACATGCACTTCCGCAACGGGAATGTGGCGTTCGCTTACATGGGGACCCTGCTGCTCTTGATGGCTGAGGATGGCACCCTGACCCTCGACGACACGATCTCGCAATGGCTGCCCGACCTCGACGTTCCCCGCGCGGACGAGGTGACGCTCAAGATGCTTGTGCAGAACACCTCTGGCTACCCCGACTACGTGCGGGACCCCGCCTTCGGCGAGCGCTTCCTGCAGAACCCCTTCCAGCAGTTCGACGCGGACGACCTGCTCGACTACGCGTTCACGACTCCCCCCTTGTACGAACCCGGCACGGCCTGGAACTACGCACACACCAGCTATGTGATCCTGGGCGAGGTGCTCGCGGCCGCTGGCGGGCAACCGCTCGCCGACCTCCTGACGGAACGGGTCATCACCCCGATGGGGCTCGCCTCGACGACGCCGGTGCTCACGAGCGCGGTTCCCGAGCCTGTGCTCCACTCCTTCAGCAGCGAGCGCGAGGTCTTCGAGGACACGACCTACTGGAACCCCTCGTGGCAGACTGCCCCCGGTTCAGTGGTTGCCACGAACATCTGCGACCTCGCCGAGTCCGCGCAGGCCATAGGCACAGGATCGCTGCTCTCGGATGCCTCGTTCGACGCCATGATCGCCCCGGAGACCGCGGAGCTCCCGGCACCTCCGGCATCCTGCACGGCTTGCAGGCAGTTCACCGAGGATCAGTACTACGGAATGGGCGTGATCGTTCGCGCGGGATGGATCCACCAGACCCCGCTCTTCGCGGGCACCGGGGTGGTGCACGCCTATTTGCCTCCAGAGGATCTCACGGTCGCGGTAGTCGCCGTGAGCGGCAAGGAAAGTGATTCGACGCAAAACCATGCGATCGAGATCTGGACTTCGATCGCCGCCGAGCTCTCCCCCGATCACGTGCCCCCGGCCGGGTAG
- a CDS encoding DNA cytosine methyltransferase: MTIRTEFFKPEKGRYLHPTENRAITHYEAALLQGFPDNHRFVGSKTAIARQIGNAVPIPLGKAIAQQLERQF; the protein is encoded by the coding sequence GTGACGATTCGGACCGAATTCTTCAAGCCCGAGAAGGGTCGGTACCTCCACCCCACTGAGAACCGAGCGATCACGCACTATGAGGCGGCTCTGCTTCAAGGGTTCCCAGACAACCACCGATTCGTGGGGTCGAAGACTGCGATTGCGCGGCAGATCGGCAACGCCGTACCCATCCCCCTGGGGAAGGCGATAGCGCAGCAGCTCGAACGACAGTTCTAG
- a CDS encoding DUF3800 domain-containing protein yields MLLAYLDEVGETGAFVSKDHSRFNTSPAFGYAGFVVPAPEARRFGSWFAEEKRKVYATEIAASDRPAQWEKKGSAIFRRVTLDKYPQQIRVFSALVRRLRSVGGNLFYYIDEKPLGTPNQTHLDTDAREAMAMKETLNRLARHAESRHNHLLVMMDQVNEKQRIERMPTMYAHMFSRSGEFEEMRRIVEPPMHLDSAVSANIQFADWVAACVSRAVEYQLIEHSDFGWITGGAIDAVRGSFTHESKLHLWNKGVPDMHHSTIFSRDRPLYPKLGGQRLVSVTPPEVQRRLRAMAQQKSKRTE; encoded by the coding sequence ATGCTTCTGGCGTATCTTGACGAGGTTGGCGAGACCGGCGCGTTCGTGTCGAAGGATCATTCCCGATTTAACACCAGTCCTGCCTTCGGCTATGCGGGATTCGTCGTGCCAGCTCCCGAAGCTCGACGTTTCGGTAGTTGGTTTGCCGAGGAGAAGCGGAAGGTCTACGCCACCGAAATCGCCGCCAGCGACCGACCCGCACAATGGGAGAAGAAAGGCTCTGCGATCTTCCGTAGGGTAACTCTCGACAAGTATCCTCAGCAGATCCGCGTTTTTAGCGCACTGGTGCGGCGGCTCCGCTCGGTCGGTGGAAACCTCTTCTACTACATCGATGAGAAACCACTTGGGACGCCGAACCAGACTCACCTAGACACGGATGCCCGCGAGGCCATGGCCATGAAGGAGACGCTGAACCGTCTTGCGCGCCACGCTGAGAGTCGTCACAATCATCTGCTTGTGATGATGGATCAGGTAAACGAGAAACAGCGCATTGAACGGATGCCGACGATGTACGCCCACATGTTTAGTCGTTCGGGTGAGTTCGAGGAGATGCGGCGGATCGTCGAGCCGCCGATGCATCTAGATAGTGCCGTAAGTGCGAATATCCAGTTTGCCGATTGGGTTGCAGCTTGCGTATCCCGGGCGGTCGAATATCAGCTCATCGAGCATTCTGATTTTGGATGGATTACGGGTGGCGCAATCGATGCGGTTCGGGGCTCGTTCACCCATGAATCGAAGTTGCATCTCTGGAACAAGGGTGTGCCGGATATGCATCACTCCACAATCTTCAGTCGGGATCGGCCGCTCTATCCGAAACTGGGTGGTCAGCGGCTTGTTTCTGTGACGCCACCTGAAGTTCAGCGAAGGCTTCGCGCGATGGCGCAGCAGAAGTCGAAGCGCACAGAGTAG
- a CDS encoding DUF3800 domain-containing protein, with the protein MYIGYFDEFGHNGLYVSREHESYKTHPVFGLGGFIIPVDNVRELSGAFRYIKESGLKEEIDVKVISQGKKVEHWEKKGSALLTTQNVEKYREVRRIIGRVLTKLEQLDAKVVFYGQEKPRGGPEAISETNAKRYDHAMKQLIQRIHWNLPDGENLMMILDKQGDRERLEVFAGAASFMFSHENATRLLEPPMEVESHLYQTVQCADWICALLGRIAAYKFDPDFEEFKWAPKYFGDRLARVTSDSSKVRAESGGKDLYPRYMGNFTTCYDPVRVPASRGSLQALKDRFSNQ; encoded by the coding sequence TTGTACATCGGCTACTTCGACGAGTTCGGTCACAACGGCCTCTACGTCAGCAGGGAGCACGAGTCGTACAAGACCCATCCAGTATTCGGTCTCGGGGGCTTCATCATCCCGGTGGACAACGTGCGTGAACTCTCCGGCGCGTTCCGATACATCAAAGAGTCCGGACTCAAAGAAGAGATCGACGTCAAGGTGATCTCGCAAGGGAAGAAGGTTGAGCACTGGGAGAAGAAGGGATCGGCCCTCCTCACCACGCAGAACGTTGAGAAGTACCGCGAGGTACGCCGCATCATTGGACGTGTACTCACGAAGCTCGAACAGTTGGACGCAAAGGTCGTCTTCTACGGTCAGGAGAAGCCGCGCGGAGGCCCCGAGGCGATCTCAGAGACCAATGCTAAACGGTACGACCACGCCATGAAGCAGCTCATCCAGCGGATCCACTGGAATCTCCCCGATGGAGAGAATCTCATGATGATCCTCGATAAGCAGGGTGACCGGGAACGTCTCGAAGTGTTCGCGGGTGCGGCCTCGTTCATGTTCTCCCACGAGAACGCCACACGGTTGCTGGAGCCCCCGATGGAGGTTGAGAGCCACCTCTACCAAACAGTGCAGTGCGCAGATTGGATCTGTGCATTGCTGGGCCGCATCGCTGCCTACAAGTTCGACCCTGATTTCGAAGAGTTCAAGTGGGCGCCCAAGTACTTCGGCGATCGTCTTGCACGAGTCACGAGTGACAGCAGCAAAGTCCGTGCTGAAAGCGGCGGCAAGGACCTCTACCCGAGATACATGGGCAACTTCACCACCTGCTATGACCCAGTGCGTGTGCCAGCATCGAGAGGTTCCCTGCAAGCGCTGAAGGATCGCTTCTCAAACCAGTAG
- the mobF gene encoding MobF family relaxase → MTVSMRLMSAGDGYKYLLRTVAAGDGDRDLSTPLTRYYGADGTPPGRWMGDGVAALGGGRLLVGEEVSEAQLQLLIGMGRDPITGEPLGRAYPQYKPRADRIAERVAALAPDLSAAARGREVAAIEAEESARGTRRAVAGYDYTFSIPKSASVLWGVADAGTQSLIVDAHHAAVAEVVAFMEREVAATRAGATPGDGAVAQVDVRGLIATAYDHYDSRAGDPHLHTHVVISNKVQTVLDNKWRSLDSRPMHAATVALSELHEAVFADHLTRTLGVEWEARERGRDRNPAWSIASVPQALVDAFSSRSRHIDEEKDRLIAAYVDKHGRQPSSARIIKLRAQATLATRPEKEIHSLADLTDRWRQRAGAILEEGATSWARTVVANDAPMLLRTDDMPVDVIANLGSSVVATVGEKRSTWRRWNLTAEAARQTMGYRFASTRDREAVIGMVVDAAESASFRLTPPELASSPAVFRRADESSVFRPKHSTVFSSGELLDAEDRLLQLSRTTSGPTIPLATIERVSRKPDGERRMLGVDQASALAAIAVSGRVVDVLVGPAGAGKTTAMSALRRAWEKEHGPGSVVGLAPSSGAAEVLGEDLGIVTENTAKWWQTHLQTGETFTANQLVIIDEASLAGTLSLDRIVGLAADTGAKVLLVGDYAQLQAVDAGGAFGLLAHDRDDVAELVDVHRFTHDWEKRASLDLRHGRAEVLDTYAERGRIVEGDTEAMIEAAYAAWRTDQLVGRATVLVSDSNKSVTALNTRARTALILDGVVRGPREVDLHDGTQAANGDVVITRKNDRRLRAAGSWVRNGDRWHVLDVRTDGSMLIRREGRSRGANLLLPADYVAEHVDLGYAVTSFRAQGLTTDTAHVLVDASLTRESLYVATTRGRDANIAYVAVDKPDDSHVGPHPGDHGEATAQSVLSGVLQHVGAELSAHETLAAEQELWGTIAQLAAEYETIAAAAQRDRWASLIRSSGLSAEQAESVVDSDAFGPLTAELRRAEANNHDVERLLPRLVPARDFGDADDIAAVLRHRVATATTRPAGSGRIKKPARLIAGLIPEATGAMNEEMQRSLTERAELIEERADALLSAAITDSAPWLTAVTAEPGDLRSLNVWRRNARVVAAYRDRYGVTAATPLGPTPDATTQKVDRARAEGALRSIEGLARSSWEGSRSSARPAEVPRL, encoded by the coding sequence ATGACGGTGTCGATGAGGCTGATGTCGGCGGGCGATGGGTACAAGTACCTGTTGCGCACCGTCGCAGCCGGGGACGGTGACCGCGACCTCTCGACGCCGCTGACGCGCTACTACGGCGCCGACGGCACGCCACCCGGCAGGTGGATGGGTGATGGCGTGGCTGCGCTTGGAGGCGGACGACTCCTCGTGGGCGAAGAGGTCTCCGAGGCCCAGCTCCAGCTGCTCATCGGTATGGGCCGCGACCCCATCACGGGCGAACCACTCGGGCGGGCGTATCCGCAATACAAGCCCAGAGCCGATCGGATCGCCGAGCGAGTCGCTGCGCTCGCGCCCGATCTAAGCGCTGCGGCGCGCGGTCGCGAGGTGGCTGCGATCGAAGCTGAAGAGTCAGCGCGGGGCACCCGTCGAGCGGTCGCAGGATATGACTACACGTTCTCGATCCCGAAGTCCGCCTCCGTGCTCTGGGGGGTCGCCGACGCTGGGACGCAATCGCTCATCGTTGATGCCCACCATGCGGCGGTTGCAGAGGTGGTTGCGTTCATGGAGCGCGAAGTTGCAGCCACTCGCGCCGGTGCAACCCCCGGCGACGGTGCCGTTGCGCAGGTCGACGTACGCGGGTTGATCGCGACGGCATACGACCACTACGACTCACGGGCTGGTGACCCACACCTACACACCCACGTCGTCATCAGCAACAAGGTCCAGACCGTGCTCGACAACAAATGGCGCAGCCTCGACAGCCGCCCGATGCACGCCGCAACGGTCGCGCTCTCCGAGCTTCATGAAGCCGTGTTCGCCGACCACCTCACACGCACACTGGGCGTCGAATGGGAAGCCCGCGAGCGAGGTCGCGACCGAAACCCGGCGTGGAGCATTGCCTCAGTTCCGCAGGCCCTGGTCGATGCGTTTTCATCGCGTTCGAGACACATTGATGAGGAGAAGGATCGTCTCATCGCGGCGTACGTCGATAAGCACGGCAGGCAGCCATCCAGTGCGAGGATCATCAAGCTGCGTGCTCAGGCGACACTCGCGACGCGGCCGGAGAAGGAGATCCATTCGCTCGCTGACCTCACTGACCGCTGGCGGCAACGCGCTGGGGCGATCCTGGAGGAAGGCGCGACGAGCTGGGCGCGAACGGTTGTCGCCAACGATGCGCCAATGTTGTTACGTACAGACGATATGCCAGTGGACGTCATCGCGAACCTCGGTTCGAGCGTGGTCGCGACTGTAGGGGAGAAGCGCTCCACCTGGCGACGCTGGAACCTCACCGCCGAGGCGGCCCGCCAGACAATGGGGTATCGCTTTGCGAGCACGCGCGACCGCGAGGCGGTGATCGGCATGGTCGTGGATGCTGCCGAGAGTGCATCATTCCGGTTGACGCCGCCCGAGCTGGCATCCAGTCCCGCAGTCTTCCGACGTGCCGATGAGTCGTCGGTGTTCCGCCCGAAGCATTCCACCGTCTTCTCATCAGGGGAACTGCTCGACGCCGAGGACCGATTGCTGCAGCTCTCACGGACGACGTCGGGCCCCACAATTCCGCTGGCGACCATCGAACGAGTTTCGCGGAAGCCGGACGGTGAGCGACGGATGCTCGGCGTTGATCAAGCATCCGCGCTGGCGGCGATCGCCGTGTCTGGACGCGTGGTCGACGTGCTGGTCGGCCCCGCCGGAGCAGGAAAGACGACAGCGATGAGCGCGCTCCGCCGGGCGTGGGAGAAGGAGCACGGCCCAGGCTCTGTTGTCGGACTCGCGCCCTCGTCGGGCGCGGCCGAGGTGCTCGGCGAAGACCTCGGGATCGTGACTGAGAACACCGCGAAGTGGTGGCAGACACACCTCCAAACCGGTGAGACGTTCACCGCGAATCAGCTCGTCATCATCGACGAGGCATCCCTTGCCGGAACGCTGTCACTTGACCGCATCGTCGGGCTCGCGGCGGACACTGGAGCGAAGGTGTTGCTCGTTGGTGACTACGCGCAGCTCCAAGCTGTGGACGCGGGCGGTGCGTTCGGGCTTCTCGCTCACGACCGTGACGACGTCGCCGAACTCGTCGACGTGCACCGTTTCACACACGACTGGGAGAAGCGCGCCTCCCTCGACCTCCGCCACGGTCGCGCCGAAGTGCTCGACACCTACGCGGAGCGCGGCCGCATCGTTGAGGGTGACACCGAAGCCATGATCGAGGCCGCGTACGCTGCATGGCGGACCGACCAACTCGTCGGGCGGGCGACCGTGCTCGTCTCTGACTCGAACAAATCGGTCACTGCGCTCAACACTCGTGCACGTACAGCCCTGATCCTCGATGGTGTCGTGCGCGGCCCGCGCGAAGTTGACCTGCACGACGGCACCCAAGCGGCGAACGGCGACGTCGTGATCACGCGTAAGAACGATCGGCGACTTCGGGCAGCTGGAAGCTGGGTACGCAATGGTGACCGGTGGCACGTTCTCGATGTTCGCACGGATGGTTCGATGCTCATTCGACGGGAAGGACGCTCACGAGGAGCCAACCTGCTGCTCCCGGCAGACTACGTCGCCGAGCACGTCGATCTCGGCTACGCTGTCACCTCCTTCCGCGCCCAAGGCCTGACCACTGACACAGCGCATGTACTTGTGGATGCTTCGCTGACGCGCGAGAGCCTGTACGTCGCAACGACCCGGGGTCGCGACGCGAACATCGCCTACGTCGCAGTCGACAAGCCCGATGACTCCCACGTAGGTCCGCACCCCGGCGACCATGGGGAGGCCACCGCACAGAGCGTTCTGAGTGGTGTGCTCCAGCACGTGGGCGCCGAGCTGTCTGCGCACGAAACCCTCGCCGCCGAGCAAGAGCTCTGGGGAACCATCGCCCAGCTCGCCGCCGAGTACGAGACGATCGCCGCTGCCGCGCAGCGCGACCGGTGGGCGTCGCTGATCAGGTCCTCCGGGCTGAGCGCCGAGCAAGCGGAGAGTGTGGTCGATTCTGATGCGTTCGGGCCGCTTACCGCTGAGCTACGCCGGGCTGAGGCTAACAACCACGACGTCGAGCGACTGCTGCCTCGTCTCGTGCCTGCGCGTGACTTCGGTGACGCCGACGACATCGCCGCGGTGCTGCGTCACCGTGTGGCTACTGCAACCACACGACCCGCCGGATCGGGGCGCATCAAGAAGCCCGCGAGGCTCATCGCTGGGCTCATTCCCGAAGCGACCGGTGCGATGAACGAGGAGATGCAACGCTCACTCACGGAGCGTGCGGAGCTGATCGAAGAGCGGGCAGACGCACTCCTCAGCGCGGCAATTACTGATTCAGCGCCATGGTTGACGGCAGTCACCGCCGAGCCTGGCGATCTGCGCAGCCTCAACGTCTGGCGCCGCAACGCTCGCGTGGTCGCCGCTTATCGCGATCGGTACGGAGTCACGGCAGCGACACCTCTCGGGCCCACTCCCGATGCCACAACCCAGAAGGTTGACCGTGCACGCGCTGAGGGTGCGCTTCGCTCGATCGAAGGACTGGCACGATCGTCGTGGGAGGGGTCACGATCAAGCGCCAGACCGGCTGAGGTCCCGAGGCTTTGA
- a CDS encoding DUF305 domain-containing protein has protein sequence MKLRTLFIVPGILAAGLVLAGCTTGPAEPAPATSTAPSSVSEDFNSADVMFAQMMVPHHVQAVDMSDLILAKDDIDPRVVTLAEEIKAAQQPEIDTLNTMLEAWGMPQAATDGMGMGHGGHMDGMMTEEDMQALEAATGPDASRLFLEQMIVHHEGAVEMAQAQVDSGVNPDAVSMAQSIIDTQNGEIETMRDILLRL, from the coding sequence ATGAAACTCCGAACCTTGTTTATTGTTCCGGGCATTCTCGCCGCCGGACTGGTCCTTGCCGGTTGCACGACTGGCCCAGCGGAACCCGCACCTGCTACTTCGACAGCACCATCATCAGTGTCGGAGGACTTCAACTCTGCTGACGTGATGTTCGCGCAGATGATGGTCCCTCACCATGTGCAGGCCGTCGATATGTCCGACCTGATTCTCGCGAAGGATGACATCGACCCTCGTGTTGTCACCCTCGCCGAAGAAATCAAAGCCGCACAACAGCCTGAGATCGACACGCTCAACACCATGCTCGAAGCCTGGGGCATGCCCCAGGCCGCAACCGATGGTATGGGCATGGGCCACGGCGGCCACATGGACGGCATGATGACCGAGGAAGACATGCAGGCACTCGAAGCCGCAACTGGACCCGACGCGAGCCGACTGTTCCTGGAGCAGATGATCGTGCATCACGAGGGTGCCGTGGAGATGGCGCAAGCTCAGGTCGATTCCGGGGTGAATCCGGATGCCGTCTCGATGGCACAGTCGATCATCGACACCCAGAACGGTGAGATCGAGACCATGCGCGACATCTTGCTGCGCCTCTAA
- a CDS encoding CueP family metal-binding protein has product MKRFTTLAAAAAAILSLTLAGCSAPDAAVPNTPSADLLASHNLTDMSAREIVDTLDRMNVSDRPTDLIASVQPNALVLTDNVTEVSLDMPDDVTYVSVAPFVSQTHECFYHSLTTCRGELSAQQIEVRFIDDATGDVILEETTTTFDNGFAGFWLPRNLSGTIEVTYDGKTGETPFSTANDAATCITTLQLT; this is encoded by the coding sequence ATGAAGCGATTCACAACCCTTGCCGCGGCAGCTGCGGCAATCCTCTCCCTTACGCTGGCTGGGTGCTCCGCCCCGGATGCTGCGGTGCCCAACACACCCAGTGCCGACCTGCTCGCCTCTCACAACCTGACCGACATGTCGGCGAGGGAGATCGTCGACACGCTCGACCGGATGAACGTGAGCGACCGGCCTACCGACTTGATCGCATCCGTACAGCCCAATGCCCTCGTCCTGACCGACAACGTCACCGAAGTCTCCCTGGACATGCCGGATGACGTGACCTATGTCTCTGTTGCCCCCTTCGTTTCGCAAACACACGAGTGCTTTTACCACAGCCTCACGACCTGCCGAGGAGAACTCTCTGCGCAGCAAATCGAGGTGCGGTTCATCGACGATGCGACCGGTGACGTGATTCTCGAAGAAACCACGACCACGTTCGACAACGGGTTCGCTGGGTTCTGGCTCCCCCGCAACCTGAGCGGGACGATCGAGGTGACCTACGACGGGAAGACCGGCGAAACCCCGTTCTCGACCGCGAACGACGCGGCGACCTGCATCACCACGCTCCAACTCACGTGA